A genomic region of Metopolophium dirhodum isolate CAU chromosome 1, ASM1992520v1, whole genome shotgun sequence contains the following coding sequences:
- the LOC132932548 gene encoding ATP-dependent DNA helicase pif1-like, with protein sequence MANVTLARMYIVNPLDRDRFHLRLLLLNRRGPKSFQDIRTEDGVVHETFTAAAVALGLLEDDRAWRDCLTESATLDTPRQLRYLFVTILVFCEPSNPLALYEANEANMMEDFNRRLQDVDRARAACLAAIEDLLRVHRKSPGDYGLPLADPRLLEPLQDDALFRAIDAAARWAPQVDALNAEQRTVYDRVMAAVDDQREVAKTFFVDGPGGTGKTTLYGCLIWALRHRPPQREVLCVAFTGIAASLMDGGMTVHSTFGLPFGTLTKDSTSSVTMQSERAQKIRNAALIVWDEAPMSPGLQLTVVDRLLRDVMASELPFGGKTMLFAGDFRQILPVVRRGTRAEIVMSSIKENGLWRVMERFNLVQNMRADHDADFATWLLELGNGRLPAVDGVPNTVQIPRQMVCDVDDLIDFVYPQQMSLANVDEFARRIVVCPTNEDCRGVNKDVLERVDGAQMSYTAVDTMMADDPDEVANFPTGFLNSLEPDGLPPYRLTLKVGCIVMLLRNLDPRRRLCNGTRLVVTELRRHNFKARILGGEAQDDDIVVPKIPLTSSGEDDLPILLRRLQFPVRLSFAMTINKSQGQTFDRVGLLLTSPVFTHGQLYVAFSRVRNAQSVRVGMYADDSGRFVTKNIVYREVL encoded by the coding sequence ATGGCAAACGTTACGTTGGCTCGGATGTACATAGTAAACCCACTGGACCGGGACCGTTTCCACCTGAGATTGCTACTTCTGAACCGAAGAGGCCCGAAGTCCTTTCAAGACATAAGGACGGAGGACGGGGTCGTTCACGAAACATTCACGGCGGCTGCCGTTGCACTCGGATTATTGGAAGACGACCGAGCGTGGCGGGATTGCTTGACGGAATCGGCGACGTTGGACACACCGCGGCAGCTGCGGTATCTGTTCGTCACTATACTGGTGTTCTGCGAGCCCTCAAACCCGCTGGCGTTGTACGAGGCGAACGAAGCAAACATGATGGAGGACTTCAACCGCCGTCTCCAAGACGTCGACCGCGCGAGGGCCGCGTGTCTGGCGGCCATCGAGGATCTACTTCGTGTACACCGGAAATCGCCGGGCGACTACGGTCTGCCCCTCGCCGACCCCCGTCTACTGGAACCGCTGCAGGACGACGCGCTGTTCCGGGCAATAGACGCGGCGGCACGGTGGGCCCCACAAGTAGACGCCTTGAACGCCGAACAGCGAACGGTGTACGACCGCGTGATGGCGGCCGTCGACGACCAACGCGAGGTGGCGAAAACTTTCTTCGTCGACGGACCCGGGGGTACCGGAAAAACGACGCTGTACGGATGCCTGATATGGGCGCTTCGGCACCGACCTCCGCAGCGGGAGGTGTTGTGCGTGGCGTTCACCGGTATCGCCGCGTCGCTCATGGACGGCGGCATGACCGTACACTCGACGTTCGGACTGCCTTTCGGCACGCTGACCAAAGACTCGACGTCCAGCGTCACCATGCAGTCCGAGCGAGCGCAGAAGATACGCAACGCGGCGCTCATCGTCTGGGACGAAGCCCCAATGTCGCCGGGACTGCAACTGACGGTGGTGGACCGCCTGCTCAGGGACGTCATGGCATCGGAATTACCGTTCGGCGGTAAAACCATGCTGTTCGCCGGCGACTTCAGGCAGATATTGCCCGTGGTCCGGAGAGGGACGAGAGCCGAGATCGTCATGTCGTCGATCAAGGAAAACGGTCTTTGGCGCGTCATGGAGCGCTTCAATCTGGTCCAGAACATGCGCGCGGACCACGACGCGGACTTTGCGACTTGGTTGCTTGAGCTCGGCAACGGCCGACTGCCCGCGGTTGACGGCGTTCCGAACACCGTGCAAATCCCGCGGCAAATGGTATGCGACGTTGATGATTTGATCGATTTCGTGTACCCGCAGCAAATGTCGTTGGCCAACGTCGACGAATTCGCTCGGAGAATCGTTGTGTGTCCCACCAACGAAGACTGTAGAGGTGTCAACAAGGACGTGCTGGAGCGCGTCGACGGTGCTCAGATGAGCTACACCGCCGTCGACACCATGATGGCGGACGATCCCGACGAAGTGGCCAATTTTCCCACGGGGTTCCTCAACAGCTTGGAACCGGACGGCCTGCCGCCGTACCGGCTGACGTTGAAGGTGGGGTGCATCGTGATGTTGCTCAGAAATCTCGATCCGAGGAGACGACTGTGCAACGGTACGAGGTTGGTGGTCACCGAACTGCGGCGTCACAATTTCAAGGCTAGGATTTTGGGCGGTGAAGCACAGGACGACGACATCGTCGTGCCCAAGATACCGCTCACGTCCAGCGGTGAGGACGACCTGCCCATCTTACTGCGGCGCCTTCAATTCCCGGTGAGATTGTCGTTCGCCATGACCATCAACAAGTCGCAGGGTCAGACGTTCGACCGTGTAGGTTTGTTACTGACGTCGCCTGTGTTCACGCACGGGCAACTGTACGTAGCGTTTTCGAGGGTGAGAAACGCACAGTCCGTGAGAGTCGGCATGTACGCCGATGACAGCGGCCGATTCGTCACCAAGAACATTGTGTACAGGGAAGTTCTGTAA
- the LOC132932549 gene encoding uncharacterized protein LOC132932549 gives MLKFKNAKNDFNKHSKTEYHLLSVQRANDFLINFESGFEKTVDVLFDKHLQQSIESNKKRLIPIVKTILFCARNNLPLRGHREAGSLSLESVRSSCTVGEQGILRALLAFRVDSGDTELQRHFETSPKNCTMISPKVQNEIIDVIGDVIVGKIVERVKQF, from the coding sequence atgttaaagtttaaaaatgctAAGAATGACTTCAACAAACATTCAAAAACAGAATATCATCTTCTTTCTGTTCAAAGAGCAAATGACTTCCTAATCAATTTTGAAAGTGGGTTTGAAAAAACAGTTGATGTACTCTTTGATAAACATCTACAACAATCGATTGAAAGCAACAAAAAAAGGCTGATACCAATTgttaagacaatattattctgTGCTAGAAATAATTTACCGTTGCGTGGTCATCGAGAAGCTGGTTCTTTATCATTAGAAAGTGTGAGAAGTTCTTGTACAGTTGGTGAACAAGGTATTCTTCGTGCACTTCTGGCTTTTCGTGTCGACAGTGGTGATACAGAACTTCAAAGACACTTTGAAACTTCCCCTAAAAACTGCACAATGATCAGCCCCAAAGTCCAGAATGAAATAATTGATGTAATTGGTGATGTAATTGTAGGGAAAATAGTTGAACGAgtcaaacaattttga
- the LOC132932550 gene encoding 52 kDa repressor of the inhibitor of the protein kinase-like: MTSTTGLAIKDAILIKLKEVGLSIDNLRGQGYDGGANMSGKHNGVQSLILNEQPLAFYTHCFSHSLNLCLYKACNVPSVKNMMGIVSSIAAFFSASAKRADKLKSVILGDSNNSQKKEKLKTLCEIRWIERHDALITFKQFYVYVVHALEDISHDPNPESSCKAALYLNSVTKIDFLVALEVTVTCFAYTLQLSISLQSKQQDISKALSDVMVIRSALEELREGADGHFKQIFKDVSDIANLANVEICMPRICGRQTQRININSKDPETYFKVSVFLPFLDFILQELDARFNQRLSDIIPLQGLIPSNFSMYDDETILKASIYAQDLSTDDDSILKAELRIWRHQWKNMQIIPDSAIVTLPHCTAIVPNIKILLQLFATLPVTSATPERTFSTLKRLKTYLRSTMSEERLNGLALTNINKKEQLSEDEIIKLFSKKAHRRMQLEDWSK; this comes from the coding sequence ATGACTTCAACTACTGGTTTAGCAATAAAAGatgcaatattaataaaacttaaagaaGTTGGTCTTAGCATAGATAATCTTAGAGGACAAGGTTATGATGGAGGAGCAAACATGTCTGGTAAACATAATGGTGTCCAAAGTCTAATTTTAAATGAGCAACCACTAGCATTCTATACGCATTGTTTTAGCCACTCTTTGAACCTTTGCTTATACAAGGCCTGTAATGTTCCCTCGGTCAAAAATATGATGGGAATTGTATCAAGTATTGCTGCTTTTTTTTCTGCTTCAGCTAAGAGAGCTGATAAATTGAAATCAGTTATTTTAGGCGATAGcaataattcacaaaaaaaagaaaaattgaaaacactGTGCGAGATACGTTGGATTGAGCGTCATGACGCATTGattacatttaaacaattttatgtttatgtagTGCATGCTCTTGAAGATATTTCACATGATCCTAATCCTGAAAGCTCATGCAAAGcagcattatatttaaattcagtgacaaaaattgattttctcgttGCACTTGAAGTTACAGTAACTTGTTTTGCCTACACTTTGCAACTCAGTATTTCTCTTCAGAGCAAACAACAAGATATTTCTAAAGCATTATCCGACGTAATGGTTATTCGCAGTGCACTAGAAGAGCTTCGAGAAGGTGCAGATGGAcactttaaacaaatttttaaggATGTTTCTGATATTGCAAATTTAGCGAATGTAGAAATATGCATGCCTCGGATATGTGGTAGGCAAACacaaagaataaatataaattcaaaagatCCAGAGACATACTTCAAAGTATCAGTGTTTCTTCCTTTTCTTGATTTCATCCTTCAAGAATTGGATGCACGATTTAATCAACGACTAAGCGATATAATACCTTTACAGGGACTTATTCCATCAAATTTTAGTATGTACGACGATGAAACTATATTGAAGGCTTCTATCTATGCTCAAGATCTTTCAACTGATGATGATTCTATTCTTAAAGCAGAGTTGCGCATTTGGAGACACCAAtggaaaaatatgcaaattataccAGATTCGGCCATTGTTACCTTACCCCATTGCACAGCTATCgtaccaaatattaaaatactcttACAATTGTTTGCAACATTGCCAGTCACCTCAGCCACACCCGAACGTACGTTTTCAACACTAAAAcgattaaaaacatatttacggTCAACCATGTCGGAAGAACGACTCAATGGATTGgcattaacaaatattaacaaaaaagaaCAATTGAGTGaggatgaaataattaaattattttccaaaaagGCACACAGAAGGATGCAACTAGAAGACTGGagcaaataa
- the LOC132936496 gene encoding transcription factor Adf-1-like, translated as MNNEKLIELVRTHTELYDLSHSKYSDSTCKDKVWKSIADELNQTTIACKNRWNNLRDQYRRAIKRNKTISGQAAPKKIKKYKYEDNLQFLQEFLQERDTITNLSCNLSDSSEEDGNTEEIHDAQNDTSMNNDNLKTNQSVNDNIWKKQNTIKKKQSLPTTRNSFYKSYEILIGKKRNK; from the exons ATGAACaacgaaaaattaattgaactcGTAAGAACGCATACCGAACTATATGACTTGAGTCATTCAAAATATAGTGACAGTACATGTAAGGATAAAGTTTGGAAAAGTATTGCTGATGAACTAAATCAAACca CTATTGCATGCAAAAATCGATGGAACAATTTAAGAGATCAATATAGGAGAGCAATAAAACGAAACAAAACCATATCGGGACAAGCtgcaccaaaaaaaattaagaaatataaatatgaagatAACTTGCAGTTTTTACAAGAGTTTTTACAAGAACGAGACACTATTACAAATTTATCATGTAATCTTAGTGACAGCTCTGAAGAAGATGGAAACACAGAAGAAATACATGATGCCCAAAACGATACTTCTATgaacaatgacaatttaaaaacaaatcaaagtgTTAATGATAACAtttggaaaaaacaaaatacaataaaaaagaaacaaagcTTGCCAACAACCAGAAACAGCTTCTACAAGTCTTATGAAATActtattggaaaaaaaagaaacaagtaA
- the LOC132932551 gene encoding uncharacterized protein LOC132932551, whose translation MIGAEHTQSCTLTSDACSGIFIHAYSWICMFLQIKCKGRLHVCNDEIIKEFKHNHVPDCAKVEVCKAINELKEKAIERPDLRTRAVLGSISTSLTTSATAHLPKLSSLKRTIRRIRNEEDTSPPNPKSLSDLMIPQKYQLTNDEQPFLLYDSGPGEDRILLFSTERNLRLMENCKHWYADGTFSTSPSLFTQIYTIHGVQYSNVFPSVFALLPNKMESTYCRLFEALKSIKPELNPDTIMIDFKKAAMNAISKTFPVTKIRGCFFHFTQSVWRHVQQAGLQQKYTEDSEFALQIRMMTALSFVPVANVEQAFNDLMDTSYYTTNEELLTPMVNYFEDTWIGRMDRRNRRKPALFPINLWNCYAYLAENIPRTNNSVEGWHNSFSSTLNVIHPSIWKCIEAFKKEESLNKIHVEQFIAGHSMGVKRTYKDFAERLKNVCDDYHNRITEDYLRGIAHNFQLNVFA comes from the exons ATGATAGGTGCCGAACATACACAATCATGCACATTGACTTCGGATGCCTGTTCAGGCATATTCATACATGCATATTCATGGATATGCATGTTCCTACAG ATAAAATGTAAAGGACGTTTGCATGTTTGTAATGACgaaattataaaagaatttaaaCATAATCATGTGCCGGACTGTGCAAAAGTTGAAGTATGCAAAGCAATCAACgaattaaaagaaaaagctATCGAACGACCCGATTTAAGAACACGTGCAGTACTAGGTTCAATTTCGACATCT TTAACTACTTCAGCAACAGCGCATTTACCTAAATTAAGTTCTCTTAAACGAACGATTCGGCGGATAAGAAATGAGGAAGATACTTCACCACCAAACCCAAAATCACTAAGTGATTTAATGATTCCCCAAAAATACCAATTGACGAACGATGAACAACCATTTTTACTGTACGATAGTGGTCCAGGAGAAGACCGAATACTATTATTTTCGACCGAAAGAAATTTACGTCTTATGGAAAACTGTAAACATTGGTATGCAGACGGAACATTTTCGACATCGCCTTCATTGTTTACTCAAATATATACG ATACATGGTGTACAGTACAGTAATGTTTTCCCATCAGTGTTTgcattattaccaaataaaatgGAATCTACATATTGTCGCCTATTCGAAGCATTGAAATCAATAAAACCTGAATTGAATCCGGACACGATTATGATTGATTTCAAGAAAGCGGCCATGAATGccatttcaaaaacatttccaGTTACAAAAATTCGaggttgtttttttcattttacacaGTCTGTTTGGAGACACGTTCAACAAGCTGGACTTCAACAAAAATATACTGAAGATTCAGAATTCGCTCTACAAATCAGAATGATGACTGCCCTTAGTTTTGTACCTGTAGCTAATGTTGAACAGGCTTTCAATGATTTGATGGATACTAGTTACTACACAACAAATGAAGAACTTTTAACTCCAATGGTTAATTATTTCGAAGACACGTGGATTGGTCGTATGGACCGTAGGAACAGAAGAAAGCCAGCCTTATTCCCGATCAATTTGTGGAACTGTTATGCTTATTTAGCAGAAAACATTCCAAGAACAAACAATTCTGTCGAAGGTTGGCATAATAGTTTTTCATCCACATTAAATGTAATTCATCCTAGTATTTGGAAGTGTATTGAGGCGTTTAAAAAAGaagaatcattaaataaaatccaTGTTGAACAGTTTATAGCCGGGCATTCAATGGGTGTTAAAAGAACATACAAAGACTTTGCTGAAAggttaaaaaatgtgtgtgatGACTATCATAATAGAATAACAGAAGATTATTTAAGAGGCATAGCCCATAATTTTCAGTTAAATGTTTTTgcataa